A genomic window from Vigna radiata var. radiata cultivar VC1973A chromosome 2, Vradiata_ver6, whole genome shotgun sequence includes:
- the LOC106755808 gene encoding uncharacterized protein LOC106755808, translating into MSSIGFSFLFLLSLAIFSIARGQERAPHGLAYESPIAFPPAAYDFFHPNAQKPQTRDSCAASKCSPLPLAAQVDGTQIYQNKASAMQKGGKDIGAGGVAAIITVSAFVVLLVMGIYYVKVTRQANMNRACSSVQSTA; encoded by the coding sequence atGAGTTCTATTGGTTTctccttcctcttcctcctttCTCTAGCAATTTTCTCTATTGCTAGAGGGCAAGAAAGGGCCCCTCACGGCCTTGCTTATGAGAGTCCCATAGCTTTTCCACCAGCAGCATATGACTTTTTTCATCCCAATGCTCAAAAGCCCCAGACTAGAGACTCGTGTGCAGCATCCAAATGTTCACCACTACCTCTGGCAGCTCAAGTGGATGGCActcaaatttatcaaaacaaaGCTTCAGCAATGCAGAAAGGTGGGAAAGATATCGGAGCTGGAGGTGTAGCTGCCATTATCACTGTTTCTGCTTTTGTTGTGCTTTTAGTTATGGGAATCTACTATGTAAAGGTCACTCGCCAAGCCAACATGAATCGAGCATGTAGTAGTGTTCAATCTACTGCTTGA
- the LOC106755843 gene encoding uncharacterized protein LOC106755843 isoform X2, translated as MISILTQERLLGASLGVVLTGVVVFEQRRYIYASISQNQSQLSLSRSENLYLEKNHVLNLLISGTKQWIRHLDL; from the exons ATGATCAGCATTCTCACCCAG GAACGGCTTCTGGGAGCTTCACTGGGAGTGGTATTGACGGGGGTGGTTGTGTTTGAGCAACGCAGATACATCTACGCCTCTATTTCCCAAAACCAATCTCAG CTTTCACTCTCCAGGTCCGAGAACCtatatttggaaaaaaatcACGTTCTGAATTTGCTCATAAGTGGAACAAAACAGTGGATCAGACATTTGGACCTTTGA
- the LOC106755843 gene encoding uncharacterized protein LOC106755843 isoform X1, with the protein MISILTQERLLGASLGVVLTGVVVFEQRRYIYASISQNQSQVREPIFGKKSRSEFAHKWNKTVDQTFGPLIKSLSSRGW; encoded by the exons ATGATCAGCATTCTCACCCAG GAACGGCTTCTGGGAGCTTCACTGGGAGTGGTATTGACGGGGGTGGTTGTGTTTGAGCAACGCAGATACATCTACGCCTCTATTTCCCAAAACCAATCTCAG GTCCGAGAACCtatatttggaaaaaaatcACGTTCTGAATTTGCTCATAAGTGGAACAAAACAGTGGATCAGACATTTGGACCTTTGATAAAGTCCCTCAGCTCACGCGGATGGTAG
- the LOC106756640 gene encoding protein disulfide isomerase-like 1-4 has protein sequence MLTRERFLLSLSLATLLLFSSLSLSVSDKPSPNDNKNKENDNDDDEDLSFLEEPDDVAATSHRAHFPDPDHFNEDEDDDDDFGDFSGFDSSTEEAFKEPAVDDKDVVVLKERNFTTVIENNRFVMVEFYAPWCGHCQALAPEYAAAATELKPDGVVLAKVDATIENELAHEYDVQGFPTVFFFVDGVHKPYTGQRTKDGIVTWIKKKIGPGVSNITTLDEAERILTAESKVVLGFLNSLVGAESDELAAASKLEDGVNFYQTVVPEVAKLFHIDASVKRPALILLKKEEEKLNHFDGKFVKSEIAEFVSSNKLPLVTTFTRESAPTIFESEIKKQLLLFATSNDTEKFLPVFKESAKLFKGKLIFVLVEMDNEDVGKPVADYFGITGNDPKVLAYTGNDDGRKFLLDGDVSLDKITAFGNDFLEDKLKSFLKSDPVPESNDGDVKIVVGNNFDEIVLDESKDVLLEIYAPWCGHCQALEPTYNKLAKHLRSIESIVIAKMDGTTNEHPRAKADGFPTLLFYPAANKSSDPIPVDVDRTVVAFYKFLRKHASIPFQLQKPATTSEPSSDSSDVKESQSSSTDVKDEL, from the exons ATGCTAACTCGTGAAAGATTCCTCCTTTCGCTCTCCCTCGCCACTCTTCTCCTCTTCtcctccctctccctctctgTCTCCGACAAGCCCTCTCCAAACGACAACAAAAACAAGGAAAACGACAACGATGACGATGAAGATCTCAGTTTCCTCGAGGAACCTGACGACGTCGCCGCCACTTCGCACCGCGCCCACTTCCCAGATCCCGACCACTTCAACGAAGATGAAGACGACGACGACGACTTTGGCGACTTCTCTGGCTTCGACTCCTCCACCGAGGAGGCGTTCAAGGAGCCCGCGGTGGACGACAAGGATGTCGTCGTTTTGAAGGAGCGCAACTTCACCACCGTCATCGAGAACAACCGCTTCGTCATGGTCGAGTTCTACGCCCCCTGGTGTGGCCACTGCCAGGCCCTTGCGCCTGAGTACGCCGCTGCCGCTACCGAGCTCAAACCCGACGGCGTTGTTTTGGCCAAGGTCGACGCCACCATCGAGAACGAATTGGCGCACGAGTACGATGTCCAGGGCTTTCCCACCGTGTTCTTCTTCGTCGATGGCGTTCACAAGCCTTATACTGGCCAAAGAACCAA AGATGGTATAGTGACATGGATCAAGAAGAAGATAGGACCTGGTGTGTCCAACATAACCACCTTGGATGAAGCTGAACGCATATTGACCGCCGAAAGTAAAGTTGTTTTGGGCTTCCTGAACTCTTTAGTT GGTGCTGAGAGTGATGAGCTAGCCGCAGCATCAAAGCTCGAGGATGGTGTCAATTTTTATCAAACTGTGGTACCTGAGGTGGCAAAGCTTTTCCATATTGATGCTAGTGTTAAACGCCCTGCTTTGATCTTGCTCAAAAAAGAGGAGGAGAAACTCAACCATTTTG ATGGAAAATTTGTGAAATCTGAAATAGCTGAATTTGTATCCTCCAACAAGCTTCCTTTGGTTACAACTTTTACAAGAGAAAGTGCCCCAACAATATTTGAAAGTGAAATTAAGAAACAG ttgTTGCTGTTTGCGACTTCAAATGATACAGAGAAGTTTCTTCCAGTATTTAAAGAATCTGCAAAACTTTTTAAGGGCAAG CTGATATTTGTTCTTGTGGAAATGGATAATGAAGATGTTGGAAAGCCGGTTGCAGATTATTTTGGTATCACTGGGAATGACCCCAAA GTACTTGCATACACAGGCAATGATGATGGAAGAAAATTTTTGCTTGATGGAGATGTGTCTCTTGACAAAATAACG GCGTTTGGAAATGATTTTCTTGAAGACAAGCTAAAATCTTTCCTCAAATCAGACCCAGTTCCTGAAAGC AATGATGGTGATGTGAAAATAGTTGTTGGAAATAACTTTGATGAAATCGTCTTGGACGAGTCAAAGGATGTTCTGCTTGAG ATTTATGCTCCCTGGTGTGGCCACTGCCAAGCTCTGGAACCTACATACAACAAGCTTGCTAAGCATCTTCGCAGCATTGAGTCTATTGTTATAGCCAAGATGGACGGAACAACAAATGAGCATCCCAGGGCCAAG GCTGATGGATTTCCCACTCTTCTCTTCTACCCAGCAGCAAACAAGAGTTCTGATCCT ATTCCAGTTGATGTGGATCGTACAGTGGTAGCCTTTTACAAGTTCCTCAGGAAACATGCATCAATCCCATTCCAGCTCCAGAAACCAGCCACAACTTCTGAACCCAGTAGCGATAGTTCTGATGTGAAGGAGAGCCAGAGCAGCAGCACTGATGTGAAGGATGAATTGTAA